One region of Pseudomonas sp. ABC1 genomic DNA includes:
- the trkA gene encoding Trk system potassium transporter TrkA, whose product MKIIILGAGQVGGTLAEHLASEANDITVVDTDGDRLRDLGDRLDIRTIQGRGSFPSVLRQAGADDADMLVAVTNSDETNMVACQVAYSLFHTPTKIARVRESVYLMRPDLFGNEAIPVDVLISPEQVVTNYIKRLIEHPGSLQVIDFAAGKAQLVAVRAYYGGPLVGQELQQIRKHMPNVDTRVAAIFRRNQPILPKGDTVIEADDEVFFIAAKADIRAVMGEMRRLDDNYRRIVIAGGGHIGERLAEAIEHRYQVKIIEANPARCRYLSDTLDNTIILQGSSSDRDLLIEENINDADVFLALTNDDEANIMSSLLAKRLGARKVMCIINNPAYVDLVQGGEIDIAISPQLATIGTLLTHVRRGDIVSAHSLRRGAAEAIEVVAHGDSRSSKVVGRAIEKIGLPPGTTIGAVIRDEQVLIAHDDTVIESGDHVILFLVDKKHIRDVERLFQAGLTFF is encoded by the coding sequence ATGAAAATCATCATTCTCGGGGCTGGCCAGGTCGGCGGCACGCTGGCCGAGCACCTGGCCAGCGAGGCCAATGACATCACCGTGGTCGACACCGACGGCGACCGCCTGCGCGACCTGGGTGACCGCCTCGATATCCGCACCATCCAGGGGCGCGGTTCCTTTCCTTCGGTGCTGCGCCAGGCTGGCGCCGACGATGCCGACATGCTGGTGGCGGTGACCAACAGCGACGAAACCAACATGGTCGCCTGCCAGGTGGCCTACAGCCTGTTCCACACGCCGACCAAGATCGCCCGGGTGCGCGAGTCGGTGTACCTGATGCGTCCCGACCTGTTCGGCAACGAGGCGATCCCGGTGGACGTGCTGATCAGCCCGGAACAGGTGGTGACCAACTACATCAAGCGCCTGATCGAGCACCCCGGCTCGCTGCAGGTGATCGACTTCGCCGCCGGCAAGGCGCAACTGGTGGCGGTGCGCGCCTACTACGGCGGGCCGCTGGTGGGGCAGGAACTGCAACAGATCCGCAAGCACATGCCCAACGTCGATACGCGGGTGGCGGCGATCTTCCGCCGCAACCAGCCGATCCTGCCCAAGGGCGACACGGTGATCGAGGCCGACGACGAGGTCTTCTTCATCGCCGCCAAGGCCGATATCCGCGCGGTAATGGGCGAGATGCGCCGCCTCGACGACAACTACCGGCGCATCGTCATCGCCGGCGGCGGGCATATCGGCGAGCGCCTGGCCGAGGCCATCGAGCACCGCTACCAGGTGAAGATCATCGAGGCCAACCCGGCCCGCTGCCGCTACCTGTCGGACACCCTCGACAACACCATCATCCTCCAGGGCAGCTCGTCCGACCGCGACCTGCTGATCGAGGAAAACATCAACGATGCCGACGTATTCCTCGCGCTGACCAACGACGACGAGGCCAATATCATGTCCTCGCTGCTGGCCAAGCGCCTGGGCGCGCGCAAGGTGATGTGCATCATCAACAACCCGGCCTATGTCGACCTGGTGCAGGGCGGTGAGATCGACATCGCCATCAGCCCTCAATTGGCGACCATCGGCACCCTGCTGACCCACGTGCGCCGGGGCGATATCGTCAGCGCCCACTCGCTGCGCCGGGGTGCCGCCGAGGCCATCGAAGTGGTGGCCCACGGCGACTCCCGTTCGAGCAAGGTGGTGGGCCGCGCCATCGAGAAGATCGGCCTGCCACCAGGAACCACCATCGGCGCGGTGATCCGTGATGAGCAGGTACTGATCGCCCATGACGACACCGTGATCGAGTCCGGCGACCATGTGATCCTGTTCCTGGTGGACAAGAAGCATATCCGCGATGTGGAGCGGTTGTTCCAGGCCGGGCTGACGTTCTTCTGA
- a CDS encoding LysM peptidoglycan-binding domain-containing protein — MRKSLLVLLLLAISGLAQAQTALREDHPQSYTVTESDTLWDIATRFLDEPWEWPALWLSDAPQALHVGDRLELTLIDGQPRLSLTATETAPPQPIPDLPRQPTQAALPGQRILDDLAPLTVAPYVVAGNDERTLAGKDERIHGRGRFDTAQTHYDVVRESKTYVDPVSQEVLGIGVTDIGNAEVKRIEADIATLRLTSATQEVRLGDRLLPAETAASGGTLIPGEPAHLVEGQIIDTPQAGQQEIVTLNRGSREGLAPGHILAIYKTGERSRDPLTGEWVKLPDERTGLLMVFDTHEKLSHGLVLQTSQPPSTGDKVRNP, encoded by the coding sequence ATGAGGAAATCACTACTCGTCCTGCTGCTCCTGGCCATCAGCGGCCTGGCACAGGCGCAGACGGCGCTCCGGGAGGATCACCCGCAGTCGTACACGGTGACCGAAAGCGATACCCTCTGGGACATCGCCACGCGCTTCCTCGACGAACCCTGGGAATGGCCGGCGCTCTGGCTGTCCGACGCCCCCCAGGCGCTTCACGTCGGCGACCGTCTCGAGCTGACGCTCATCGACGGCCAGCCGCGCCTGTCGCTGACAGCCACCGAAACAGCGCCCCCTCAGCCCATACCCGACCTGCCTCGACAGCCCACCCAGGCCGCCCTCCCGGGTCAGCGCATCCTCGACGACCTCGCCCCCTTGACCGTTGCCCCCTATGTCGTCGCCGGCAACGACGAGCGCACCCTGGCCGGCAAGGATGAGCGCATCCACGGCCGTGGCCGCTTCGACACGGCCCAGACGCACTATGACGTGGTGCGCGAGAGCAAGACCTACGTCGACCCGGTGAGCCAGGAAGTACTCGGGATCGGCGTCACCGATATCGGCAACGCCGAGGTCAAACGCATCGAGGCCGACATCGCCACCCTGCGCCTGACCAGCGCTACCCAGGAAGTACGCCTCGGCGACCGCCTGCTCCCCGCCGAGACCGCTGCGTCCGGAGGCACTCTCATCCCTGGCGAGCCCGCGCACCTGGTCGAGGGGCAGATCATCGACACGCCGCAGGCTGGCCAACAGGAAATCGTCACGTTGAACCGGGGCAGCCGCGAGGGCCTGGCGCCCGGGCATATCCTGGCGATCTACAAGACGGGCGAACGCTCGCGCGACCCGCTCACCGGCGAATGGGTGAAACTACCCGACGAACGCACCGGCCTGCTTATGGTGTTCGACACTCACGAGAAGCTCAGCCACGGCCTGGTTCTGCAAACCTCACAACCGCCGTCGACAGGCGACAAGGTGCGCAACCCCTGA
- a CDS encoding DUF2834 domain-containing protein translates to MQIIYLLLCIAGTALPLSQFVPWLSAQGLNVPLLLQQATSGHIAAFAWADVFVSGVVVAVFVIVESRRLAMRRVWLPLSCLMVGPSLALPLFLFLRERHLAVSGS, encoded by the coding sequence GTGCAGATCATCTACCTTCTTCTTTGCATTGCTGGAACGGCTTTGCCTCTGTCCCAGTTTGTTCCATGGCTCTCTGCACAGGGCCTCAACGTGCCGTTACTGTTGCAGCAGGCTACTTCAGGCCATATCGCGGCATTCGCCTGGGCGGATGTGTTCGTTTCGGGCGTTGTGGTGGCTGTATTCGTCATTGTGGAAAGCCGCAGGCTGGCAATGCGTCGAGTATGGTTGCCGCTGTCCTGCCTGATGGTTGGTCCTTCATTGGCATTGCCGCTCTTTCTTTTCCTGCGGGAACGCCATCTTGCGGTATCGGGGTCATGA
- a CDS encoding tetratricopeptide repeat protein gives MLESLEKMLAKGMDNAMLRFGLGKGYLDAGDATRAAEHLRRCVEQDSGYSAAWKLLGKALQAEGDLAGARDAWNQGLQAAEAKGDKQAFKEMTVFLRKLERQTPAQ, from the coding sequence ATGCTGGAATCGCTGGAAAAGATGCTCGCCAAGGGCATGGATAACGCCATGCTGCGCTTTGGCCTGGGCAAGGGCTACCTGGATGCCGGCGATGCGACACGCGCCGCCGAACACCTGCGCCGCTGCGTCGAGCAGGACTCCGGCTATTCCGCCGCCTGGAAACTGCTCGGCAAGGCCTTGCAGGCCGAAGGCGACCTGGCGGGCGCCAGGGACGCCTGGAACCAGGGCCTGCAAGCCGCCGAAGCGAAGGGCGACAAGCAGGCGTTCAAGGAGATGACGGTGTTCCTGCGCAAGCTGGAGCGGCAGACGCCCGCGCAGTGA
- the def gene encoding peptide deformylase encodes MAILTILEFPDPRLRTIAKPVEVVDDGIRQLIDDMFETMYDAPGIGLAATQVNVHKRVVVMDLSEDKSEPLVFINPAFEYLTEEMGQYQEGCLSVPGFYENVDRPQKVRITALDRDGNPFEMLAEGLLAVCIQHECDHLNGKLFVDYLSTLKRDRIKKKLEKLHRQQA; translated from the coding sequence ATGGCGATCCTGACTATCCTGGAATTTCCCGATCCACGCCTGCGCACCATCGCCAAGCCGGTGGAGGTGGTGGACGATGGCATCCGCCAACTGATCGACGACATGTTCGAGACCATGTACGACGCGCCGGGCATCGGCCTGGCGGCGACCCAGGTCAATGTGCACAAGCGCGTGGTGGTGATGGACCTGTCCGAGGACAAGAGCGAGCCGCTGGTGTTCATCAATCCCGCGTTCGAATACCTGACCGAGGAAATGGGCCAGTACCAGGAAGGCTGCCTGTCGGTACCGGGTTTCTACGAGAACGTCGACCGCCCGCAGAAGGTGCGCATCACGGCGCTGGACCGCGACGGCAATCCGTTCGAAATGCTCGCCGAAGGGCTGCTGGCGGTGTGCATCCAGCACGAGTGCGATCACCTCAACGGCAAGTTGTTCGTCGATTACCTCTCCACGCTCAAGCGCGACCGGATCAAGAAGAAACTGGAAAAGCTGCATCGCCAGCAGGCTTGA
- the rsmB gene encoding 16S rRNA (cytosine(967)-C(5))-methyltransferase RsmB has translation MNPRLAAARALVPVLTGKASLGGSLPALLERVEARDRALVQDLAFGTARWYFRLSGLAARLLQKPFKAADRDVEALLLVGLYQLFYTRIPAHAAIGETAGCADKLKKPWAKGLINAVLRSAQREGEALWPELEHDPVIRVAHPRWLQKALKANWPEQWEAVCAANNAHPPMILRVNRRQGGRDAYLDELRGIGIAAEACAFSEDGLRLHEACDVRQLPGFAEGRVSVQDEAAQLAAGLLDLAPGQRVLDACCAPGGKTCHLLEREPGLAEVVALDLEPGRLARVRENLQRLQLDARLIAEDARAVARWWDGKPFQRILLDAPCSATGVIRRHPDIKLTRQAEDIAALSVLQGEMLDALWPTLEVGGVLLYATCSVMPEENREAIGAFLARTPGVRELDLGGSFGVPQAHGRQLLPQPEGHDGFYYAKLVKIAASRG, from the coding sequence ATGAACCCGCGCCTGGCGGCGGCCCGTGCCCTGGTGCCGGTGCTGACGGGCAAGGCTTCGCTGGGCGGCAGCCTGCCGGCGTTGCTCGAGCGGGTCGAGGCGCGCGATCGAGCGCTGGTGCAGGACCTGGCGTTCGGCACGGCGCGCTGGTACTTCCGCCTGAGCGGCCTGGCGGCGAGGCTGTTGCAGAAGCCGTTCAAGGCGGCGGACCGCGATGTCGAGGCGTTGCTGCTGGTCGGCCTCTACCAATTGTTCTACACGCGCATCCCGGCCCATGCCGCCATCGGCGAGACGGCGGGCTGTGCCGACAAGCTGAAGAAGCCCTGGGCCAAAGGCCTGATCAATGCGGTGCTGCGCAGCGCACAACGCGAGGGCGAGGCCCTGTGGCCGGAGCTGGAACATGACCCGGTGATCCGCGTCGCCCATCCGCGCTGGTTGCAGAAGGCCCTCAAGGCCAACTGGCCCGAGCAGTGGGAGGCGGTTTGCGCGGCCAATAACGCCCATCCGCCGATGATCCTGCGGGTCAACCGCCGACAAGGTGGCCGCGATGCCTACCTTGATGAATTGAGAGGCATCGGGATCGCTGCCGAAGCCTGCGCGTTCAGCGAAGATGGCCTGCGCCTGCACGAAGCCTGCGATGTGCGGCAACTGCCCGGTTTCGCCGAAGGTCGCGTCAGCGTGCAGGACGAGGCGGCACAACTGGCCGCCGGCCTGCTCGACCTGGCGCCAGGACAGCGGGTGCTGGACGCCTGCTGCGCACCGGGCGGCAAGACCTGCCACCTGCTGGAGCGCGAGCCGGGGCTGGCCGAAGTGGTCGCCCTCGACCTGGAGCCAGGCCGCCTGGCGCGGGTGCGGGAGAATCTCCAGCGCTTGCAGCTCGATGCCCGCCTGATCGCCGAGGATGCCCGCGCCGTCGCCCGTTGGTGGGATGGCAAGCCGTTCCAGCGCATCCTGCTGGACGCGCCCTGTTCCGCCACCGGCGTGATCCGTCGCCACCCGGATATCAAGCTGACGCGCCAGGCCGAGGATATCGCCGCGCTGTCTGTGTTGCAGGGTGAGATGCTCGACGCCCTGTGGCCGACCCTGGAGGTCGGCGGCGTGCTGCTGTACGCCACCTGTTCGGTGATGCCGGAGGAGAACCGCGAGGCGATCGGCGCCTTCCTGGCGCGTACGCCAGGTGTCCGCGAGCTGGACCTGGGCGGTAGCTTCGGCGTGCCGCAGGCGCACGGCCGGCAACTGTTGCCGCAGCCAGAGGGGCATGATGGCTTCTACTATGCGAAGCTGGTCAAGATTGCCGCCAGCCGCGGCTGA
- the fmt gene encoding methionyl-tRNA formyltransferase, translating to MRIVFAGTPEFAAQHLQALLDAGRNVVAVYTQPDRPAGRGQKLAPSPVKQLALAQDLPVLQPPTLRDAGAQAELAALEADLMVVVAYGLILPQVVLDTPRLGCINSHASLLPRWRGAAPIQRAIQAGDGESGVTVMRMEAGLDTGPMLLKVSTPITAEDTGGSLHDRLATLGSGAVVEAVAALEAGSLVGEVQDDALATYAHKLNKDEARIDWSRPAAELERLVRAFHPWPICHSSLNGEVVKVHAALPSSGAGAPGTILAASRDGLTVACGEGALLLTRLQLPGGKALGFADLFNSRREQFAPGLVLGV from the coding sequence ATGCGCATCGTTTTCGCCGGTACCCCCGAATTCGCCGCCCAGCACCTGCAGGCCCTGCTCGACGCAGGGCGCAATGTGGTGGCGGTCTACACCCAGCCGGACCGTCCCGCCGGACGCGGGCAGAAGCTGGCACCCAGCCCGGTCAAGCAACTGGCGCTGGCCCAAGACCTGCCGGTGTTGCAGCCGCCGACCTTGCGCGATGCCGGGGCGCAGGCCGAGTTGGCGGCGCTGGAGGCGGATCTGATGGTGGTGGTCGCCTACGGGCTGATCCTGCCGCAGGTGGTGCTGGATACGCCGCGCCTGGGTTGCATCAACAGCCATGCCTCGCTGCTGCCGCGCTGGCGCGGTGCGGCGCCGATCCAGCGGGCGATCCAGGCCGGTGACGGCGAGTCCGGCGTGACGGTGATGCGTATGGAGGCCGGGCTGGATACCGGCCCGATGCTGCTCAAGGTGAGCACGCCGATCACTGCCGAGGACACTGGCGGCAGTCTGCACGACCGCCTGGCGACACTCGGCTCGGGCGCGGTGGTCGAGGCGGTGGCGGCGCTTGAAGCGGGTAGCCTGGTCGGCGAGGTGCAGGACGATGCCCTGGCCACCTATGCGCACAAGCTGAACAAGGACGAGGCGCGCATCGACTGGAGCCGCCCGGCGGCCGAGCTGGAACGGCTGGTGCGGGCCTTCCATCCGTGGCCGATCTGCCATAGCAGCCTGAATGGTGAGGTGGTGAAGGTGCATGCCGCGCTGCCGAGCAGCGGCGCCGGGGCACCGGGGACCATCCTCGCCGCCAGCCGCGACGGCCTGACGGTGGCCTGCGGTGAAGGCGCCCTGCTGCTGACGCGACTGCAACTGCCGGGCGGTAAGGCGCTGGGTTTCGCCGACCTGTTCAATAGCCGCCGCGAGCAGTTCGCCCCCGGCCTGGTACTGGGCGTATGA